AACTGCGGAATCCACGGGTACTCGGAGGCCATCCGCCGCCCCTCGTAGAAGCCGTCCTGCCACTGGCGGACCATCCCGACCGCCTCGTTGTTGAGGACGACGTAGGTGATGTCGAGTTGCTCGCGGACCGCGACGATCAGTTCCTGGACGGTCATCAGGAACGAGCCGTCGCCGTCGAAGCAGACCACCTCCTGGTCGGGCGCCGCGAGCTTCGCGCCGATGGCCGCGGGGGCGCCGTAGCCCATCGTCCCCAGGCCGTGCGAGGAGACCCAGGTCCGGGGCTCGGTGAACTCCCAGAACTGCGAGGCCCACATCTGGTGTTGGCCGACGCCGGTACAGACGATGGTGTCGTCGTCCGTGACCTCCGAGAACGTCTCGACGATGTACTGCGGTTTCAGGGGTTCGTCGTCGGGCATCTCGTAGGTCATCGGGTACTCCGATTTCCAGTCCTGACACCGCTCGCGCCACTCGTCGGCGTCGGGCGCACGCGGCATCGCGTCGTAGAGCTGGCGCAGGACCATCTTGGCGTCGCCGATGAGCGGGTAGTCCGCGTAGATGTTCTTGCTGATCTCGGCCGGGTCGATGTCGACGTGGATGATCTCGGCGTCGGGCGCGAACGAGTCGACGCCGCCGGTCAGGCGGTCGTCGAACCGCGTCCCGATGGCGAGCATGCAGTCGGTGTTCGTGATGGCGAGGTTGGCGTACCCGGTGCCGTGCATCCCGGCCCACTCCAGCGAGAGCTCGTGGTCCTCGGGGAACGAGCCGATGCCGGGCATCGTCGTGATGACCGGAATCTCGTACTCCGTGGCGAACTCCCGGAGGGCCGGCGAGGCGTCAGCCTTGATCACGCCGCCGCCGGCGAGGATGACCGGGCGCTCGGCGTCGGCGAGCGCCTCGACTGCCTCCTGGACGTCGGTGTCGTCGGCTTCCTCGGGGACGTCGTAGGTGTCGGGCGTCGTCGGCGCCATCGGCTCCCGGTCGGTCTCGCCCTGCGTGACGTCTTTCGGGAGGTCGACCAGCGTCGGTCCCTGTCGGCCCGACGCCGCGAGGGCGAACGCCTCGCTGACGTTGTCGCCGACGGTGTCCGAGTCGCCCGCGAAGTAGCTCTCCTTGGTGATGGGCTGGGTGATGCCGACGGTGTCGGTCTCCTGGAAGGCGTCGTTGCCGACGAAGTCGGTCGGGACCTGACCCGTGAGCGCGATCATCGGGTCGGAGTCCATGCTGGCGTCGGCGATGCCGGTCACCAGGTTCGTCGCGCCGGGCCCGGACGTCGCAAAGCAGACGCCGGGGTCGCCGGTCACGACGCCGTAGGCGTCGGCGGCGTGTGAGGCCCCCTGTTCGTGGGCCATCGTCACGTGGGTGATGTCGGAGTCGTACAGCGCGTCGTAGACGGGCATGATGGCCCCGCCCTGGACGCCGAAGACGTAGTCCGTCCCGGCGTTCTCGAGCGCCCGGATGACCGACTGGGCCCCCGTGGTTATCGGCTCTCGGTCGTCGTCCTGTTCGGTCTCCGTCTGGTCCTCTTTCGGGACCGATGCGCGTTCACTCATAGCTGCCTCCTGTGGGTCGCATCGTCGTGGGTGTGTGCATGGCTGTGTAGTTGGGTGGTAGCGAGTCGGTACGAGCGGCGTCGGATGTGAAGATGTGTGGGGGCTAGAAGGCCCCTACGATACCCTCGCCGAGAAGTACGGACGCGCGGCTGGTCGACGGTCGGTCGCGGTGTCCAGCGCGCGCAGTCGTCACGTACGGAACCAAACCGCCCCGGATAATAAGCGTTCTGTGAGAGGATTTGCCGCACGTGGCGGCCCGTGCCGGCCGCTCGGGGGCCGAACCGGTGCCCCGAGACCACGCGTCGCTCGCGGGGACGAACTGCGACCGGAGACGGGGTCATGGGCCTACGCCCGGACCTCCTCTTGCTCCTCGTCGACGCCGAGCTCCTTGGCGAACCGCTCCAGCTCGGTCATCGTGACCTGCTGTTTCTCCGCGCCGTAGTCTTTGACGCGGCGGGTCACCTCGCGGACCTCGGCATCGGTGGGGGCGTAGCCGGCGTCCTGCAGCCGTTCGCGCACCGAGTGGGTCCCGGTGTGCTTCCCGAGCACCAGTTCGCGCTCGGAACCCACCATCTCGGGGGTCATCACGCCCGGCTCGAACGTGTCGGAGTTCTCGATGACGCCGGCGGCGTGGATGCCGCTCTCGTGGGAGAACGCGTTCGAGCCCACGATGGGCTTGTTGGCCGGCACCGGGATGTTGGACTTCTCCTCGACCATCCGTGACAGCTCGGTGATGCGGGTCGTGTCGATGCCGGTGTCGACGTCGTAGAGTGACTCCAGTGCCATCACGACCTCCTCGTAGGCCGCGTTACCGGCCCGTTCGCCGATGCCGTTGACCGACACCTGGGCCTGGCTCGCGCCGGCCTCGAAGCCGGAGATGGCGTTGGCCGACGCGAAGCCGAAGTCGTCGTGCGTGTGCACGTCGATGCGGGCGTCCGTGTGTGCGTCGACGATCTCGATGAGGTCGTAGAACCGCCGGGGCGTCGCCACGCCGACGGTGTCCGGGATGTTGATCCAGTCTGCACCCGCCGCGGACGTCTCCTCGATGACCTCGATGAGGAACTCCTCAGAGGTCCGGGTGGCGTCCATCGGCGAGAACATGCACTCGACGCCGGCCTCCGTGACGCGCTCGATGCACTCGATGGCAGCGTCGAGCGCCTCCTGCCGGGTGGCGTGCATGGAGTCTTGCAACTGTACGTCCGACGTCGAGACGAACGTGTGGACCATGTCGACGCCGGAGTCCAGCGCCGCCTCGATGTCTTTCTCGACAACACGTGCCAGTCCGCAGGTCGTCCCCCGGGTGGACTCGGCGATGTCGCGCACTGCCTCGAACTCCGCGTCGGAGTTGACGGGGAACCCGGCCTCGATGACGTGGGTACCCATCTCGTCCAGCAGCGCGGCTATCTCGCGTTTGTCCTCGTAGTTGAACGACGTGCGTGGCGACTGTTCACCGTCGCGCAGCGTGGTGTCGAAAATGCGTGCGTCTGTTATCTCAGACGTGGAATCCAGTGTGCCCTGGAAGAACTCGATCCGCCGGAGAATCCGACGTGCCCTCGTTGTTGGACATAATCACTTCTACCTGGACGCTTCCGGTACTTATAGTTGTCCGTTGCGGCCCCCGCCGTCTGACACCGGCGTAGCCGGCGCCCGTCGGTCGGATTCGCACACGTACCCCACGACTACCGACGGGGAGAAGAACTACTTAGTGGCACCACGGAGTCGTCCCACCAATGAGCGATATCGACAGGACTGACAGCGACGAATCGCTGCGCGAGGCCGTCGAGCGGTCCCGGAGCGGCGCACCCGCCGTCGGCAGCGTCGTCAGGGACCGGTTCTCCTCGGACGAGGTCTTCCAGCGCATCGTCGCCGCGGCGGACGAGGAGATAACGTCGGGCTCTCGGGAGCTGTTCTTCAGTGCCCTCGCGGCCGGGTTCGCCATCACCATCACCTTCATGCTCTACGTCTCGATGAAGACCTCGACCGGATCGGACCCGGTCCTGAGCGCGATGCTGTACCCGCTGGGGTTCATCTACATCATCATCGGCGGCTACCAGCTGTACACGGAGAACACGCTGCCGCCCGTGGCGCTGACGCTCGAGCGCCTGGCCAGCGTTCCGGCGCTCCTGCGCAACTGGGTCGTCGTCCTGACGGGGAACTTCACCGGCGGCGCGATGGGGGCCGCCGCGCTCGCGTTCGGCGGCGTCCTCTCCCCGGAGGCCGCGACGGTCGCGGCCGCCATCGCACGCGAGGGGGTCGACACCGCCTGGTGGAGCCTGTTCAGCAAGGCCGCCTTCGCCGGGCTCATCGTCGCCGGCGTCGTCTGGGTGGAGTACGCCGCCCGGGACACCATTTCACGCCTCGTGGTGGTCTACCTGGCCTTCCTCGCGATTCCGCTAGGGGGGCTGTACCACTCGGTCGTCTCCTTCACCGAGATGATCTACCTGGTGTTGCACGGCGACATCGCGCTCGGAGTGGGCCTCGCGGAGTTCGTCCTCCCGGTGTTGCTCGGCAACACCGTCGGCGGCGTCGTGCTCGTGACCGTGGTCAACTACTTCCAGACGACCGAGGAGCGCCTCGCGTCGGCCCGGTTCGAGGGTGCGGAACGACAGCTCTCGATACCGGAGTGGACGCTCGGGAGCCTCGCCGGGCGTTCCTACGTGCCGCTGCTCGACGAGGAGGATGCCCCGGCCGTGGCCGACGACGACGGGTACCGGATTCTCGTCCCCATCCTGAACCCGCGGACCGAAGGCGACCTGGTCCGGTTGGCCTGTCTGCTGGGGAGCGACCGGCCGGACGCGGTCGTCTCCCCGGTCCACATCGTCCAGACGCCCACCGGTCGGCGGGGATACGGCTCGTCGGAGCGCAAGCAGATCGTCGACGAGTCGAACAGGCTGATGGCGGACCTGGCTGACGTCGCCGCCGACTACGACGTCGACTACGAGAGCGCCACGGTCGTCTCCCAGCGCTCGTTCGAGGCACTCTTCGAAGTCGCCCGCCGGAACCAGGCTGACCTGGTCGTGATGCAGTGGGACGACGACCGGGTGTGGGGTGCCGCGAGGGCCTCCCGGTCGCTCAGCGACCTGACTCGCGAACTCCCCTGTGACTTCCTCGTCCTCAAGAACCGCGGGTTCGACCCCTCGCGCATCCTGCTGCCGATCGAAGCCGGGCGAAACTGCGAGCTGAGCGCGCAAGTCGGGCGCACGCTCCGGTCGGTGGCCGGCGCCGACCTCTCGCTGTTGCACGTCGTCGACGGTCCCGACGAACGCGAGGCGGGGGAGGCGTTCCTCGAACGCTGGGCGCGCGAGCATGACATCGAGGACGCGACGCGAACGGTCGACGACTCGGGCGACGTGGAGACGGCCATCGCCCGCGAGGCCCGCTCGCGCTCGCTCGTCATCGTCGGGGCGACCGAGCGGGGGCTCCTCACGCGTCTCGTCCACGATTCGCTGAACCTCTCGGTCGTCGACGACCTCGAGTGTTCGGTGTTGCTCACCGAGCGGGCGACGCCCCGGTCGCTCACCGAGCGGCTGTTCGGCCGGCGCTGACGGGTCGGGGGGGACGGCCCACCCGCCGACGGCGACGGGCCGACCCGCGCTGCGGTGGATTTTTGCTGGTGCCACGTCTGCTCCCGTGCATGAGTGATTTCGAGGGGCTCGACCTGCAGGCCGTCGAGGACCAGATGGACGTCGACGCCGACGCCAGCGGGAGCAACCGCGTGGTCCTGGGCGTCCTCGACGGGCGGACGGACGACCAGGAGTGGATCGACGCCGTCGACGGCGGGGCCGTCCTCGTCTTGAACGTCGAGGGGGACCTGAACGAGCTCGCGTCGGGGTTCGCCCGTCCGATAACCGAGGCCGGGGGCGAACTCATGCACTTTCGCGGGTTCCTCGTCGTCACGCCCCCCGGCGTCAGCATCGACACCGACCGCCTGAACTGAGGTCTACTCGTCGACCAGCGTCAGGTAGTGGCCGTCCCGGTCGCGTATCCGGACGCCCTCGTCGACGGTCGTCACCGCGAGCGCCTCGTCGGCGACCGCCCGCGCCGTCGACTCCGGGTCCTCGGCGACCACGCCGAAGTCGACGTGGACGCCCCCGCGGGCATCGGCGATACCCAGTCGCGGCGCCCACAGTTCCAGGTCCAGGTCGCCGGTGGTGCACCTGACCCGCCCGGACTCCCGGTCGTCGTCGACCACGTCGAAGCCCAGTGCGGTGTAGAACTCGACGGCGGCCGGGAGCTGTTCGACCTCGAGGACGAGTTCGAACAACCCGGTGACGCCACGTCCCTCGTGGGCGCGCTCGCCGAGTTCGACGCAGTTGCCCTCGGGGTCGTAGAAGTACAGCGAGCGGTCGTCGCCGAACGTCTCCTCGACCAGGTCGAACTGTCCGTCGAGGCGCTCGTACCAGTCGTCGTACTCGCTGTCGGGCACGGTCAGCGCGTAGTGGGTGTGCAGGCCGCCACGGGGGACCGCTCCCGGGGCACGGAGCCGGAGGTCGGTGTCACCCGCCGCGAGGACGGCCTCGGACTCGGACGCCTCGCGGACGTCGAGTTCGAGGAAGGCGTCGTAGAACGCCGCCGCGCGGTCGGCGTCCTTCACCTCGAGGGTCAGCCAGGCCGGGGCAGAGAGCATGGCGGACGTACGCCGCCCAGCCCCAAAGGTCCAGGGACCTAACCCAGTGGATGGCCCCTTTATCTGCCCGAGGGTCGTAGACCCACCCATGTCACTGAAAGCAAGCGGCCCCGCGACAGACTGGACGGCGGTCAACCGCTGGGACCGCGGCGCCAGCTGGATTGCGTACCCCGAGGAACCGATGCAGCGCGCGAGTCACGTGCTCTCGACGGACGCGGGCGTGTTCGTCGTCGACCCGGTGGACGCCGAGGGCGTCGACGACCTGTTGGCCGAGTTCGGCGACGTCGTCGGGGTCGTCCTCCTGCTGGACCGGCACAAGCGCGACTGTGCCGCCGTCGCCACCCGGTTCGACGTTCCCGTCTACGTCCCCGACTGGATGAGCGGCGTCGAGGACGACCTCGCGGCGCCCGTCGAGCGCGTCCATCGGCAGCTCCCGGACACGGACTACGGCGTCCACAAGGTCGTCAAGAACCCGCTCTGGCAGGAGGCGGCGCTCTACGGGGACGACGACGATACGCTGGTCGTCGCGGAGGCCGTCGGCACGGCTGACTTCTTCCTCGCGGGGTCGGAGCGGCTGGGCGTCCATCCGGCACTCCGGCTGACGCCGCCGACGAAACTCGGCCGGCTGTCCCCAGAGCGGATTCTGGTCGGCCACGGGCGCGGCGTGATGGACGACCCGGCGGCGGCGCTGACAGACGCACTCAAGGGCTCGCGCTCCCGGGCCCCGGGCCTGTTCGCGAAGACCGTCAAGTCGCTGGTCATGGGGTAGGAGGCGCCGACGGGACTTTACCCTCACCGCGCTAACGTAGGGTGTGGTTTACATCACCCGCGGCCTCGTCGATACCCTGTTGCGCCTGGCACACGAGGCGGAACCGTCCGACGTGACCATCTCGCTGGCGGTGACCCCCGCCGGCGAGTTACCGGAGACGGGGCTGCCCGACGAGGCGCCGGTGTTCACCGACTTCTACCTCCCGTCGGCCGGAGGGTCGGTCAACGCCGTCTTCGGGATGGACCTCGGGATGCCCGCCGGGCAGACCCAGGGGCGGTTCGTCTCCCACCCGAAGGGCAACCTGAGCATCAGCGAGGCCGACGACCTACACGAGGTGGTCTTCGTCGCGATACCGCCGTGGGACCACGGGTCGTTCGCGGCGTTCGACCGGGCCGGTCGCGAGCAGGACGTCAGGGTCCTCGACGTCGAACCGCCCGAGGAGTCCCTGGCCTGACCTACTCCAGGTAGCCCAGGTCGCGCAGCTGGTCGGTGATGTCCTGGAACTCCGCCTCGGTGAGCTCGCCCTCGCGCTGGTGCTGGACGACGATGCTCCGGAGCAGGAAGCGGACGAGGTCGGACGTGCTCGAGAAACTGGTCCCCTCGATGGTCTCCTCGACGCGGTCGGCGAGGTCTTTCGGGATAGAGACCGTGGTGTAATCGGCCATAGCGTATCCTACGATGCCGACGGGAAAGGAGTTGTCCTCTCAGACCTGGTCGGCCTCGGTGTCGAACTGGCCCATGAGGGCGCCGCTGGTCGGCGAGAACATCATGGGTGCGCGGTCGCTACGCGAGCGATTCTCGGCGAAGGAAGTGGAGTCGGTCGTGAACGCGTCGTCGTCTGCCGGGGTCGTGATCTGTGTGGTCATCCTGGGGGTCGATAGTGTCGTGTCGGTTCGGTCGGTCGGTCCGTGGTCGAGTCGCTGTGGCGTGCCGGCGGGCGAATTGCCTTGGGTACAAGCATGACGTACTACTCCGTTACGGGCCATTCGTCATAAACGTTAATGATTTATTACCCACTATTCTGCGATGTGGTCTCTACCCACACGCCACTCCGGGCGGACACCCTCAGACGACCAGGCGCTTCTCGTAGTCGGTCAGGTTCTCGTATCCGTCCTCGGTGACCAGAACCAGGTCCTCGATGCGGACCCCGCCCACGTCGGGGTCGTAGAGCCCCGGTTCCACGGTCACGACGTGACCCGGCCGCAGTTCCTCGCCGTCGGGGGAGACGCGTGGGAGCTCGTGGACGTCGAGACCGACGCCGTGGCCGGTGCTGTGGATGAACCCCGTCTCGGCCCGCTCGTCGCTCCGGAGCGTCGGCAGGCCGGCCTCCTCGTAGACGTCACAGACGGCGTCGTGGACGGTCTCCCCGGTCACGCCCGCCTCGAGCACGTCGTAGGCAGCGTCCATGGCCCGCTCGGTCAGGTCGTACCACTCGGCGATGGTCTCGCTGGGCTCGCCTTTCACGAACGTCCGGGTCATGTCGGCGTGGTACTTCGTCGCCTTGTCCCGGGGAAAGATGTCGACGACGATGGCCTCGTCGGCCGAGAGCGGGCCGCTCCCGCGGTCGTGGGGGTCCGCCGCGTCGTTTCCACAGGCGACGATCGTATCGTCGAGCGAACACCCCGCCCGCAGGAGCGTGACCTCGATCTCGGTCTTGACGCGCTCGCTGGTCAGCACCTCCCCGTCGGCCTCGAGCGTGCCATCGTCCCGGACCGACGCCGAGCGCAGGAGGTCCTCGGCGGCGGCCATCGCCGCCTCGTTAGCCCGCTGTGCGGTCCGGACGTGTTCGACCTCCGCGTCGGTCTTCGTGGCCCGGATCTGGGTGACGATGCCGTCGGTGTCGGGGGTCACTTCGATGCCACGGTCCCGGAGCCCGTCGGCCGTCTTCAGCGGGAAGCGCGGCGGGACCGCGACGTGATCGACGTCGTACGAGCGCAGGAAGTCGGCCAGGACGTAGGCGACCGCCGCTTCGACGCCGTGTGCCTCGATGTGGTCGGCGTGGTCGAAGTCGACGTATCGCTGGACGGTGTCGGCCCGCGACTCCCGCTTGGCGCGGCCGAACTCGAGGCTGCGCGGGAAGAGGAGGTGCGTCTCGCCGTCGTACAGGGTCATGAACGGGTCGGGAGCGTCGAACCCCGAGAGGTAGAACTGATCTGAGAGCGTCGAGTCCGCGTCGACGAAGTAGCCGTCCGCACCGCTATCGTCGAGATACGTGTCGAGGC
The DNA window shown above is from Haloarcula halobia and carries:
- a CDS encoding ribbon-helix-helix domain-containing protein, whose protein sequence is MADYTTVSIPKDLADRVEETIEGTSFSSTSDLVRFLLRSIVVQHQREGELTEAEFQDITDQLRDLGYLE
- a CDS encoding formate/nitrite transporter family protein, translated to MSDIDRTDSDESLREAVERSRSGAPAVGSVVRDRFSSDEVFQRIVAAADEEITSGSRELFFSALAAGFAITITFMLYVSMKTSTGSDPVLSAMLYPLGFIYIIIGGYQLYTENTLPPVALTLERLASVPALLRNWVVVLTGNFTGGAMGAAALAFGGVLSPEAATVAAAIAREGVDTAWWSLFSKAAFAGLIVAGVVWVEYAARDTISRLVVVYLAFLAIPLGGLYHSVVSFTEMIYLVLHGDIALGVGLAEFVLPVLLGNTVGGVVLVTVVNYFQTTEERLASARFEGAERQLSIPEWTLGSLAGRSYVPLLDEEDAPAVADDDGYRILVPILNPRTEGDLVRLACLLGSDRPDAVVSPVHIVQTPTGRRGYGSSERKQIVDESNRLMADLADVAADYDVDYESATVVSQRSFEALFEVARRNQADLVVMQWDDDRVWGAARASRSLSDLTRELPCDFLVLKNRGFDPSRILLPIEAGRNCELSAQVGRTLRSVAGADLSLLHVVDGPDEREAGEAFLERWAREHDIEDATRTVDDSGDVETAIAREARSRSLVIVGATERGLLTRLVHDSLNLSVVDDLECSVLLTERATPRSLTERLFGRR
- a CDS encoding M24 family metallopeptidase codes for the protein MDPDLSRLDTYLDDSGADGYFVDADSTLSDQFYLSGFDAPDPFMTLYDGETHLLFPRSLEFGRAKRESRADTVQRYVDFDHADHIEAHGVEAAVAYVLADFLRSYDVDHVAVPPRFPLKTADGLRDRGIEVTPDTDGIVTQIRATKTDAEVEHVRTAQRANEAAMAAAEDLLRSASVRDDGTLEADGEVLTSERVKTEIEVTLLRAGCSLDDTIVACGNDAADPHDRGSGPLSADEAIVVDIFPRDKATKYHADMTRTFVKGEPSETIAEWYDLTERAMDAAYDVLEAGVTGETVHDAVCDVYEEAGLPTLRSDERAETGFIHSTGHGVGLDVHELPRVSPDGEELRPGHVVTVEPGLYDPDVGGVRIEDLVLVTEDGYENLTDYEKRLVV
- a CDS encoding LeuA family protein; protein product: MLRRIEFFQGTLDSTSEITDARIFDTTLRDGEQSPRTSFNYEDKREIAALLDEMGTHVIEAGFPVNSDAEFEAVRDIAESTRGTTCGLARVVEKDIEAALDSGVDMVHTFVSTSDVQLQDSMHATRQEALDAAIECIERVTEAGVECMFSPMDATRTSEEFLIEVIEETSAAGADWINIPDTVGVATPRRFYDLIEIVDAHTDARIDVHTHDDFGFASANAISGFEAGASQAQVSVNGIGERAGNAAYEEVVMALESLYDVDTGIDTTRITELSRMVEEKSNIPVPANKPIVGSNAFSHESGIHAAGVIENSDTFEPGVMTPEMVGSERELVLGKHTGTHSVRERLQDAGYAPTDAEVREVTRRVKDYGAEKQQVTMTELERFAKELGVDEEQEEVRA
- a CDS encoding DUF5779 family protein, with the translated sequence MSDFEGLDLQAVEDQMDVDADASGSNRVVLGVLDGRTDDQEWIDAVDGGAVLVLNVEGDLNELASGFARPITEAGGELMHFRGFLVVTPPGVSIDTDRLN
- the ilvB gene encoding biosynthetic-type acetolactate synthase large subunit, translated to MSERASVPKEDQTETEQDDDREPITTGAQSVIRALENAGTDYVFGVQGGAIMPVYDALYDSDITHVTMAHEQGASHAADAYGVVTGDPGVCFATSGPGATNLVTGIADASMDSDPMIALTGQVPTDFVGNDAFQETDTVGITQPITKESYFAGDSDTVGDNVSEAFALAASGRQGPTLVDLPKDVTQGETDREPMAPTTPDTYDVPEEADDTDVQEAVEALADAERPVILAGGGVIKADASPALREFATEYEIPVITTMPGIGSFPEDHELSLEWAGMHGTGYANLAITNTDCMLAIGTRFDDRLTGGVDSFAPDAEIIHVDIDPAEISKNIYADYPLIGDAKMVLRQLYDAMPRAPDADEWRERCQDWKSEYPMTYEMPDDEPLKPQYIVETFSEVTDDDTIVCTGVGQHQMWASQFWEFTEPRTWVSSHGLGTMGYGAPAAIGAKLAAPDQEVVCFDGDGSFLMTVQELIVAVREQLDITYVVLNNEAVGMVRQWQDGFYEGRRMASEYPWIPQFDKLAEAFGARGFRLEDEADVEDTIQAAREYDGPAVIDAIIDPAENVFPMVPSGGDNGLFALEESHLEML
- a CDS encoding VOC family protein produces the protein MLSAPAWLTLEVKDADRAAAFYDAFLELDVREASESEAVLAAGDTDLRLRAPGAVPRGGLHTHYALTVPDSEYDDWYERLDGQFDLVEETFGDDRSLYFYDPEGNCVELGERAHEGRGVTGLFELVLEVEQLPAAVEFYTALGFDVVDDDRESGRVRCTTGDLDLELWAPRLGIADARGGVHVDFGVVAEDPESTARAVADEALAVTTVDEGVRIRDRDGHYLTLVDE